Proteins from a genomic interval of Zingiber officinale cultivar Zhangliang chromosome 2A, Zo_v1.1, whole genome shotgun sequence:
- the LOC122043615 gene encoding zinc finger MYM-type protein 1-like produces the protein MQKWEGLKNVTQHIDKRMNIQSENIIKQNRLLLKTSIRAVRWLALQGCAFRGHDETVDSHNRGNFIELVKFQGELCKEIGDIILDRAAKNAKYISPSIQQEILKIIADLMRIKIRDEVGDAKFCILVDEAVDESHRSQMAIVLRYVDCDGFVRERFFELVGVDDTNALTLKTHICNILTQHKLLIENIRGQGYDGASNMRGEWNGLQALFLKDCPFAYYIHRFAHRLQLTLVAAAKEVSDVWLFFFSKLSSIVNFVGSSSKRHSQLKSIRGNEIIDLIKSRELGTGTGVNQASTLQRPASTRWSSHYTSIIRVIELFGSICTLLEDLIGGKLTFGIRAEAKGLLKVMMTFDFVFMLLLMHRVLETSDMLCQALQRKNQDILNAMSLVTTTKLLFQKMRDDEWDDFLWSVNNFCDTHDIVVPDLTDRYIEGTKRFCQQKNQFTVEEFYHFHVFNVVINKQLMELNTRFTEESIELLTLCEALNPSDGFKSFSL, from the coding sequence ATGCAAAAATGGGAGGGCTTGAAAAATGTAACTCAACATATTGATAAAAGGATGAATATACAATctgaaaatattattaaacaaAATAGATTGCTTCTAAAGACATCAATTAGAGCTGTGAGGTGGCTAGCATTGCAAGGGTGTGCATTTAGAGGACATGATGAAACCGTCGATTCTCATAACCGTGGAAATTTTATTGAATTGGTCAAATTTCAAGGAGAATTGTGTAAAGAAATTGGTGATATTATATTAGATAGAGCTGCTAAAAATGCCAAGTATATATCACCATCAATTCAACAGGAGATACTAAAAATTATTGCTGATCTTATGCGAATTAAAATCCGTGATGAAGTGGGGGATGCTAaattttgtattcttgttgatgaagCAGTTGATGAATCTCATAGATCACAAATGGCTATTGTTTTGCGGTATGTAGATTGTGATGGGTTTGTTAGAGAGAGATTTTTTGAACTTGTTGGTGTTGATGACACTAATGCTTTGACTTTGAAAACACATATATGTAACATCTTGACACAACATAAgcttttgattgaaaatatacgaggtcaaggatatgatggtgctagCAATATGCGGGGAGAATGGAATGGATTACAAGCACTATTCCTCAAAGATTGTCCGTTTGCATATTATATTCATCGTTTTGCTCATCGACTACAACTTACTTTAGTTGCAGCAGCTAAAGAAGTATCAGATGTAtggctattttttttttccaaattgagTTCAATTGTCAATTTTGTTGGTTCTTCTTCAAAGCGACATTCTCAATTGAAATCAATTCGAGGAAATGAAATCATTGATTTGATAAAATCTAGAGAACTTGGGACTGGTACCGGAGTCAATCAAGCTAGTACTTTGCAACGACCCGCATCTACTCGTTGGAGTTCACATTACACTTCTATTATTCGAGTTATTGAattatttggttcaatttgtacACTTCTAGAAGATCTCATAGGAGGGAAGTTGACCTTTGGTATTCGTGCGGAGGCTAAAGGTTTGCTTAAAGTGATGATGACATTTGATTTTGTGTTTATGTTATTGTTGATGCATAGAGTTTTAGAAACATCTGATATGTTGTGCCAAGCATTGCAACGAAAAAATCAAGACATTTTGAATGCAATGAGTTTAGTCACTACTACAAAATTGCTTTTCCAGAAAATGCGAGATGATGAATGGGATGATTTTCTATGGAGTGTAAATAATTTTTGTGATACTCATGATATTGTAGTGCCTGATTTGACTGATCGTTATATTGAAGGCACTAAGCGTTTTTGTCAGCAGAAAAATCAGTTTACAGTGGAGGAATTCTATCATTTTCATGTATTTAATGTTGTTATTAATAAACAGTTGATGGAGTTGAATACAAGATTTACTGAGGAATCAATAGAGCTTCTTACTCTTTGTGAAGCCTTGAATCCAAGTGATGGTTTCAAATCATTCTCTCTCTGA
- the LOC122040996 gene encoding splicing factor 3B subunit 4-like encodes MTTRITPGVGANLLGQHAAERNQEATTYVGNLDPQVGEELLWELFVQAGPVVNVYVPKDRVTNLHQGYGFIEFRSEEDADYAIKILNMIKLYGKPIRVNKASQDKKSLDVGANLFVGNLDPDVDEKLLYDTFSAFGVIVTNPKIMRDPETGNSRGFGFVSYDSFEASDAAIESMNGQYLCNRQITVSYAYKKDTKGERHGTPAERVLAASNPGTQRIRPHTLFASGPPTLPNGALANGPIPAAIPPRPFMNGSIPAIPVPAVRPPPPPVGQFPPPMQWPAQPQPGQAFPQHVMPPPPFQQFRPPANMPPPITGMMRPLPPPFGAGVPPALWRPPPPQQMAGGPMPPMPMSIPPPQLPNGSAQ; translated from the exons ATGACCACTAGAATCACCCCCGGAGTCGGAGCCAACCTCCTCGGCCAGCACGCCGCAGAGAGGAACCAAGAGGCTACCACATATGTTGGCAACCTTGACCCTCAG GTTGGTGAGGAGTTACTGTGGGAATTGTTTGTCCAAGCAGGCCCTGTTG TTAATGTCTATGTTCCAAAAGATAGAGTTACAAATCTTCATCAAGgatatggatttattgagtttcGGAGTGAAGAAGATGCAGATTAT GCTATAAAGATTTTGAACATGATTAAACTTTACGGAAAGCCAATACGTGTGAACAAG GCTTCCCAGGACAAGAAGAGTTTGGATGTAGGGGCAAACCTTTTTGTTGGTAATCTTGATCCG GATGTAGATGAGAAGCTTCTCTATGATACATTTAGTGCATTTGGAGTTATTGTAACAAATCCCAAG ATAATGCGTGACCCTGAGACTGGAAACTCTCGAGGATTTGGTTTTGTTAGCTATGATTCTTTTGAGGCATCTGATGCAGCTATAGAG TCAATGAATGGTCAGTATCTTTGTAATCGTCAAATCACTGTTTCATATGCTTACAAGAAAGATACTAAAGGAGAACGACATGGCACCCCAGCAG AGCGAGTTCTGGCAGCTAGCAACCCAGGAACTCAGAGGATCAGGCCACATACCTTGTTTGCCAGCGGGCCACCTACCCTTCCCAATGGGGCTCTGGCGAATGGACCGATTCCTGCAGCAATCCCTCCCAGGCCATTCATGAATGGCTCTATCCCAGCCATTCCAGTCCCAGCAGTACGCCCCCCACCACCACCAGTTGGCCAATTTCCTCCTCCCATGCAGTGGCCTGCGCAACCACAACCTGGTCAAGCCTTTCCTCAACATGTGATGCCGCCGCCACCATTTCAACAATTCAGACCTCCGGCCAACATGCCCCCTCCAATTACAGGTATGATGAGGCCGCTGCCACCACCATTCGGTGCCGGGGTTCCACCTGCTCTATGGAGACCTCCCCCTCCTCAGCAGATGGCTGGAGGGCCTATGCCTCCAATGCCGATGTCCATACCACCACCTCAGCTGCCAAATGGATCTGCTCAATGA